A single region of the Nitrospira sp. genome encodes:
- a CDS encoding CHAT domain-containing protein — protein sequence MKSKNKIRGGMDRRRMSAWTATLRSAHASLGLAAGGLLVMASVASVTLVGAEDLPLLRGGSAISPAQEMKQGAELFQQGSYAQAATHWIAAAQVYEERGQSKEQCQALINLSHALQQEGQMRRAQGTLQAALKLSESLGDRVLTATILAQLGTTSHALGKEGPATEHLTKALTIAREEQKPVLVAGVLNDLGNVLTARRQFAEAIDVYAESRSLAAETKQPALATTAQVNGAMALLLNQQMDEARRHLDQAWSDVQALGDSRAKTAGLLNIGLGYQDLHAAMTAKHASAKKADGGKVRVTDASQPGGLGTGLLRQAADAFTAAGETAGRTGDPRGQSYAWGYLGGLFEKAHRNPEALELSRKAAFAAQKVNAPESLYRWQWQSARLLRAEGKEDEALAAYQRAVGLVKPIRFEYSVGYQGRHHSFYDSVAPLFVEYEDVLLRRAATAKTPDQSERWLVQVKETIETSHAAELQDYFQDDCVGKVVAQHKGGALPSGTMVVYPISFPDRLELLVETPTGLKQIQVPVSGEKLTKEIRTFRRLIQDSRSQNYMASAQMLHGWLVAPLQQDFQSTGISTLVVVAEGALRTIPMGALHDGRQFLVDTVAVAVTPSLEMTDLMSSQRRKGKLLSVGLTESVEGVPAPRHAEAEVQAIRTLYGGKLLMNKQFSAPSLEEEIKDQGLGIVHVASQTIVGGEANESFVLAHDGKISMDRLAQLVGMQHYRQQPLDLLTLSSCEIAAEDDRAALGLTGVAVKTGARTALASLWATEETTTTELVEEFYRQLQDPTVSKAVALQRAQQKILAQRGHSHPSFWSAFLLINNWM from the coding sequence ATGAAGAGCAAGAATAAGATTCGCGGCGGCATGGATCGACGACGGATGTCTGCTTGGACGGCAACCCTCCGTAGTGCTCACGCCAGCCTCGGACTGGCGGCTGGTGGCCTGCTGGTCATGGCATCGGTTGCCTCCGTCACGCTAGTGGGTGCCGAGGACCTGCCGTTATTGCGAGGCGGATCGGCAATTTCACCTGCACAGGAGATGAAGCAAGGTGCGGAACTGTTTCAGCAAGGCAGCTATGCCCAAGCAGCGACGCACTGGATTGCTGCTGCGCAGGTGTATGAGGAGCGAGGGCAGTCCAAGGAGCAATGCCAGGCTCTGATCAATCTTTCACACGCGTTGCAACAAGAGGGACAAATGCGGCGGGCGCAGGGAACGCTGCAAGCCGCACTCAAGTTGTCGGAGTCCCTGGGGGATCGTGTGCTGACGGCGACCATTCTTGCGCAACTTGGTACGACATCGCATGCATTAGGAAAAGAGGGGCCGGCGACAGAACATTTGACGAAAGCCCTGACGATTGCGCGGGAGGAGCAAAAGCCGGTGCTGGTGGCCGGAGTATTGAACGATCTTGGCAACGTGCTCACGGCACGTCGCCAGTTTGCCGAAGCGATCGATGTGTACGCCGAGAGTCGAAGCCTTGCCGCAGAGACGAAGCAGCCTGCTCTCGCGACGACGGCTCAGGTGAATGGTGCGATGGCCTTACTCTTGAATCAGCAGATGGATGAAGCACGACGGCATCTGGATCAGGCGTGGTCGGATGTGCAAGCCTTGGGTGACAGCCGGGCCAAAACCGCCGGACTCCTGAATATCGGATTGGGGTATCAAGATCTGCATGCTGCGATGACTGCCAAGCACGCTTCGGCCAAGAAGGCGGATGGGGGCAAAGTACGGGTTACAGACGCATCCCAACCAGGTGGCCTTGGCACTGGGTTATTGCGTCAGGCCGCTGACGCGTTCACTGCTGCCGGTGAGACCGCCGGGCGGACAGGAGACCCTCGGGGGCAATCGTATGCCTGGGGCTATCTCGGTGGCTTGTTTGAAAAGGCACATCGCAACCCAGAGGCACTAGAGTTGTCTCGCAAAGCGGCCTTTGCGGCACAGAAGGTCAATGCGCCGGAATCCTTATATCGTTGGCAATGGCAAAGCGCGAGGTTGTTGAGGGCTGAGGGGAAAGAGGATGAGGCGTTGGCTGCGTATCAGCGGGCGGTAGGCCTGGTGAAACCGATTCGCTTTGAATATTCGGTGGGATATCAGGGACGCCATCATTCTTTCTACGACTCCGTGGCCCCGTTGTTCGTGGAGTATGAGGACGTCTTGTTACGGCGTGCCGCAACTGCCAAGACGCCTGATCAGAGCGAACGGTGGCTCGTTCAGGTCAAAGAGACGATCGAAACGTCTCATGCAGCTGAGTTGCAGGACTATTTTCAGGACGATTGTGTGGGAAAAGTGGTGGCGCAACACAAGGGCGGCGCGTTGCCATCGGGCACCATGGTGGTCTATCCCATTTCGTTCCCGGATCGGCTCGAATTGCTGGTGGAGACCCCTACTGGGTTGAAGCAAATTCAAGTCCCGGTGAGCGGGGAAAAGCTGACCAAAGAGATTCGTACCTTTAGGCGCCTCATTCAGGATTCGCGATCTCAAAATTATATGGCCTCGGCGCAGATGCTGCATGGGTGGCTCGTGGCACCCCTGCAGCAGGATTTTCAGTCGACTGGAATCTCTACGTTGGTTGTGGTCGCAGAAGGGGCGCTTCGGACCATTCCGATGGGAGCGTTGCATGACGGTCGCCAATTTCTTGTGGACACGGTGGCGGTGGCCGTCACTCCCAGCCTGGAAATGACGGATTTAATGTCGTCTCAGCGTCGCAAGGGAAAGCTGTTGTCGGTTGGATTAACCGAATCCGTTGAGGGAGTTCCGGCTCCCCGGCATGCAGAAGCGGAAGTTCAAGCCATCAGAACACTCTACGGTGGAAAGCTGCTGATGAACAAGCAGTTCTCAGCCCCTTCACTCGAGGAAGAAATTAAGGATCAGGGGCTAGGAATTGTGCATGTCGCATCCCAAACGATCGTCGGCGGGGAGGCGAATGAATCGTTCGTGCTCGCCCATGACGGGAAGATTTCAATGGATCGGTTGGCGCAACTCGTCGGTATGCAGCATTATCGGCAGCAGCCCTTGGATCTCTTGACGCTCAGTTCGTGCGAGATCGCTGCAGAGGATGACCGTGCTGCGTTGGGGCTGACGGGCGTGGCGGTAAAAACGGGTGCACGAACGGCTCTCGCGAGTCTTTGGGCAACTGAAGAAACAACCACCACTGAGCTTGTCGAAGAGTTCTATCGGCAGCTCCAGGATCCAACCGTGTCCAAGGCGGTCGCCTTGCAGCGTGCCCAACAGAAGATTCTCGCGCAACGCGGGCATAGCCATCCGAGTTTCTGGTCGGCGTTCCTGCTGATCAATAACTGGATGTGA
- a CDS encoding PAS domain S-box protein, protein MYSLARFSLLEVTECSAVLRQLGEQSNSLQQAASRAVDYLFTHLGNEETGARECVLVRCFKTISYSRLEPAMQQLAREKLGGIVPSPDMKCFTLVASAGEEATWNHVERSHRYRVIPMVSADFVKQFPMFSQLLHQFGVSTAFDVTPEGEWLVDLEEKTYNVFYVPDAVGSPYVPVQEGFVVKYGVKSVLCFGGMLPSHDLFAVILFSKIPVPRETASLCKSLALSLKTSLLAFDEASPGEAGTEGTVMSPAMGPSERAAGLRHQSRLAVAEQLLHVYEDAVRTQSAGIAEAERALRERAEALERSEQALNEQTRIVNSVLRSMGDGVVVTDAEGQLLVANPAVESILGFAPGLLPPTEWAERYEFFHGDTVTPFSRNEWPLARAMRGEKVDWLEAYLRASQGVPGRWISINARPIRDDAGVLRGTVLVFHDITWLKRAQDALFESEYRFRSLVEGARDIIFTLSTEATMTSLNPAFETVTNWSRSQWIGEPLVALLHPDDAGFCQDVLQAIVERGTPLTCSMQISTKQGGYVTGEFVGTPQMRQGRVVGVLGIIRDVTERRRIEDALRVSEERLRSIVQSTTDAIVLVNALMKVAFWNKGAEATFGYSAEEIIGQPVTVIIPERYHEELERNVQRVRLLERVHSTSKTLELVGLRKAGAEFPLELSVTSWKGKSDLFFTMILRDISERRSAEEQLDRLHYHNQVVLNSAGEGIYGVDRSGCFTFVNPAAAKMFGVEAEDLIGRSMDSYVFPPDTGARPLRDLRCPILETVTAGEIREQVDGMFWRKDGTSFPVEYVSTPMWERREIVGAVVVFKDTTDRKRAEAQLQDSLRRLRKLSGRMEGIREEERGRIARELHDELGVGLTCLKIDLSRLGGLLGERLIPGDRARVDEKIRGMKEQVDSTITSVQRIVAELRPGVLDDLGLVAAIEWQCRDFQRRTGIVCHCTVSHEDLRVDPEQATAVFRICQEALTNVTRHAQATEVQVCLEDQGAGLVLRVRDNGRGIPQDRLTDARSFGLLGMRERAGLLGGDVQIETQEGNGTTIVLQLPR, encoded by the coding sequence GTGTATAGTCTGGCTCGCTTCTCGCTGTTGGAAGTGACTGAATGCTCGGCTGTTTTGCGTCAGCTGGGTGAACAATCGAATTCCCTGCAGCAGGCGGCCTCCCGCGCTGTGGACTACCTTTTCACCCACCTGGGCAACGAAGAGACGGGGGCGCGCGAGTGCGTGCTGGTCCGTTGCTTTAAAACCATCTCCTACAGCCGGCTTGAACCGGCGATGCAGCAACTGGCGCGTGAAAAACTTGGTGGGATTGTCCCCTCCCCCGACATGAAGTGTTTTACATTGGTAGCCTCGGCCGGTGAAGAAGCCACGTGGAATCACGTGGAGCGGTCACACCGGTATCGAGTGATTCCGATGGTCAGCGCAGATTTCGTCAAACAGTTCCCGATGTTTTCCCAGTTGCTGCATCAGTTCGGCGTTTCGACGGCGTTCGATGTCACGCCGGAGGGGGAGTGGCTCGTCGATCTGGAAGAGAAGACGTACAACGTGTTCTATGTCCCCGATGCGGTGGGCAGTCCCTATGTGCCGGTGCAGGAAGGTTTCGTCGTGAAGTACGGCGTCAAATCCGTCTTGTGTTTTGGCGGCATGTTGCCGTCACATGATTTATTCGCGGTCATTTTGTTCTCGAAAATTCCAGTCCCTCGTGAGACGGCCTCTCTCTGCAAATCCCTTGCACTCAGTCTCAAAACCTCCTTGCTGGCATTCGACGAGGCCTCCCCAGGTGAGGCTGGCACGGAGGGGACCGTGATGTCGCCGGCGATGGGGCCATCCGAACGCGCTGCTGGGTTGCGCCATCAGTCGAGACTGGCCGTGGCCGAACAGTTGCTGCACGTCTATGAAGATGCCGTCCGGACGCAGTCGGCTGGAATCGCGGAGGCGGAGCGGGCGTTGCGGGAACGGGCCGAGGCGCTGGAACGGTCGGAACAGGCCCTGAACGAGCAGACCAGAATCGTCAACTCGGTTCTGCGAAGCATGGGGGACGGCGTGGTGGTGACGGATGCCGAAGGGCAACTCCTGGTCGCGAACCCGGCCGTGGAAAGTATTCTCGGGTTCGCGCCAGGCCTGCTCCCTCCGACCGAGTGGGCGGAACGGTATGAATTTTTTCATGGGGACACGGTGACTCCGTTTTCGCGGAATGAATGGCCGTTGGCGCGCGCGATGCGCGGGGAGAAGGTCGATTGGTTGGAGGCCTATTTGCGGGCTTCGCAAGGCGTGCCCGGTCGCTGGATCAGCATCAATGCCAGGCCGATCAGAGACGATGCGGGGGTGTTGCGCGGGACCGTGCTGGTCTTCCATGACATTACGTGGTTGAAGCGCGCTCAGGATGCGCTCTTTGAATCGGAGTATCGGTTTCGTAGTCTGGTGGAAGGTGCACGCGATATTATTTTCACCCTCTCGACCGAGGCGACCATGACCTCCCTGAACCCGGCGTTTGAAACGGTCACGAACTGGTCGCGTTCGCAATGGATCGGCGAACCGCTTGTCGCGTTGCTCCACCCCGACGACGCAGGGTTTTGTCAGGATGTGCTGCAGGCGATCGTCGAGCGTGGAACACCCTTGACCTGCTCGATGCAAATCAGCACGAAGCAGGGTGGGTACGTAACCGGAGAATTCGTGGGCACGCCGCAGATGCGTCAGGGCCGCGTCGTCGGCGTGTTGGGAATTATTCGAGATGTCACCGAGCGTCGCCGAATTGAAGACGCACTTCGCGTCAGTGAAGAGCGATTGCGCTCGATTGTGCAATCGACCACGGACGCCATTGTCTTGGTCAATGCGCTGATGAAGGTGGCATTCTGGAACAAAGGCGCCGAGGCGACCTTCGGATATTCAGCCGAAGAAATCATCGGTCAACCGGTCACGGTGATTATTCCAGAGCGGTATCACGAGGAACTGGAGCGCAACGTGCAGCGCGTTCGATTATTGGAGCGCGTGCACTCGACGAGCAAAACGCTGGAACTCGTCGGCCTCCGGAAAGCGGGAGCGGAGTTTCCCCTGGAGTTGAGCGTGACATCGTGGAAAGGGAAGTCCGACCTGTTTTTCACCATGATCCTGCGCGATATCAGCGAACGACGGTCCGCGGAGGAGCAACTCGACCGGCTTCACTATCACAATCAAGTTGTCTTGAATTCCGCCGGAGAAGGGATCTACGGTGTGGATCGGAGCGGGTGTTTTACCTTTGTTAACCCGGCGGCGGCGAAAATGTTTGGAGTCGAAGCAGAGGACTTGATCGGCCGCTCCATGGACTCGTATGTGTTTCCTCCAGATACCGGTGCGCGTCCGTTGAGGGACTTACGCTGTCCGATTCTGGAAACGGTTACGGCAGGGGAGATTCGAGAGCAGGTGGACGGCATGTTTTGGCGGAAAGACGGCACGAGTTTTCCTGTGGAATATGTCAGTACGCCCATGTGGGAACGCCGGGAGATTGTTGGTGCGGTGGTGGTCTTCAAGGATACGACGGATCGCAAGCGGGCGGAAGCGCAGTTGCAGGATTCCCTGCGGCGGTTGCGGAAACTCTCAGGACGGATGGAGGGCATCCGTGAAGAAGAGCGCGGACGAATCGCGCGCGAGTTGCATGATGAATTAGGCGTGGGCCTGACGTGTCTCAAGATTGATTTGTCACGCCTTGGCGGGTTGTTGGGGGAGCGCCTCATTCCCGGCGATCGCGCCAGAGTCGATGAAAAAATTCGCGGGATGAAGGAGCAGGTCGATAGCACCATCACCTCGGTGCAACGGATTGTGGCCGAATTGCGTCCGGGCGTGTTAGACGATTTGGGGTTGGTCGCGGCGATCGAATGGCAATGCCGGGATTTTCAGCGACGCACGGGCATCGTCTGTCACTGCACGGTCAGTCACGAAGATCTGCGAGTTGATCCTGAACAGGCGACGGCCGTCTTCCGGATTTGTCAGGAGGCGCTGACCAACGTGACCCGGCATGCGCAGGCGACCGAGGTGCAGGTGTGCCTGGAAGACCAGGGAGCGGGGTTAGTCTTGCGGGTGCGTGACAATGGACGAGGAATTCCCCAGGATCGCCTGACCGACGCCAGATCGTTTGGTCTCTTGGGCATGCGGGAGCGCGCCGGGCTTCTCGGTGGAGACGTACAGATCGAAACACAGGAAGGCAACGGGACGACGATCGTCCTGCAATTGCCTCGATAG
- a CDS encoding NUDIX domain-containing protein: protein MPEAGWIRSAGGVVLRPQEVLLIRVSDIKGRPVWSFPKGRLDAGETPAQAAVREVMEETGWCCRIEADLSTTEYWFQREGRRFRKTVVWFKMVPLERGGVPDGEVEEVEWVEREEALRRLTYPSDVQLLSQALAQKASSRS, encoded by the coding sequence ATGCCCGAAGCAGGGTGGATTCGATCGGCTGGTGGAGTGGTCTTGCGACCACAGGAGGTCCTCTTGATCCGGGTGTCTGACATCAAGGGTCGGCCTGTCTGGTCCTTTCCGAAGGGCCGGCTGGATGCCGGAGAAACTCCCGCACAAGCGGCAGTGCGTGAGGTTATGGAAGAGACCGGTTGGTGTTGTCGGATCGAAGCAGATCTTTCGACGACAGAGTATTGGTTTCAACGGGAAGGACGGCGATTCCGTAAGACGGTCGTCTGGTTCAAGATGGTTCCGTTGGAGCGCGGTGGTGTGCCTGACGGGGAAGTTGAGGAAGTGGAATGGGTCGAACGTGAGGAGGCGTTGCGGCGACTGACGTATCCATCCGATGTGCAGCTCCTGTCGCAGGCCCTCGCGCAGAAGGCGTCATCGCGGTCGTGA
- a CDS encoding response regulator transcription factor, which produces MRTAATVRILVVDDHPSFRRGVKDILEEGFEGASMAECGNAQEMLDHVREQPYDLVVMDISMPGRSGPEVLKELKQLAPTLPVLILSMHPEDQYAIRMFKAGAAGYLTKASAPEELVHAAKKVMAGGQYVSASVGEALALTVRTGVDKLPHERLSDREYEVLCLIASGQTVSDIAESIHLSVTTISTYRARILDKMSLKNNAELTRYALQHGLVV; this is translated from the coding sequence ATGCGAACAGCAGCGACCGTACGAATTTTGGTCGTCGATGATCACCCCTCGTTTCGGCGCGGAGTGAAGGACATTCTTGAAGAAGGATTTGAGGGGGCCAGCATGGCCGAGTGCGGCAATGCTCAAGAAATGCTGGATCACGTACGCGAACAGCCCTACGATCTCGTCGTGATGGACATCAGTATGCCGGGGCGGAGTGGTCCAGAAGTGTTGAAGGAGCTGAAGCAGTTGGCGCCGACGCTCCCGGTTCTGATTCTGAGCATGCACCCCGAAGATCAATATGCGATTCGCATGTTCAAGGCCGGTGCCGCCGGGTATCTTACCAAGGCAAGTGCCCCGGAGGAATTGGTGCATGCGGCGAAAAAGGTCATGGCAGGGGGACAATATGTCAGCGCGTCGGTGGGAGAAGCCCTTGCATTGACGGTCAGAACCGGTGTGGATAAGCTGCCTCACGAGCGCCTGTCGGATCGGGAATATGAGGTGCTCTGCCTGATTGCGTCTGGCCAGACCGTCAGTGATATCGCCGAAAGCATTCATCTCAGCGTCACCACGATCAGCACCTATCGGGCGAGAATTCTGGACAAGATGAGTCTGAAGAACAATGCCGAATTGACCCGCTATGCCCTGCAACATGGCCTGGTCGTGTGA
- a CDS encoding sigma-54-dependent Fis family transcriptional regulator, translated as MAKPTVFVVEHDELIASALRALLEEEFEVCLSGWNAQTIRHVHERAPMVILLDLDTSSTSPSEDGVVMLQQLRQAGHTGKIIVYTATTERSLAVQAIQHGACEILTKPLDLTVLKPLVCRVARIADLEQDARGAITGTGHEEFSGMLGTSPSIHRIYEAIRKVSTNDAPILITGESGTGKELTARAIHERGLRRQGPFVPINCGAIPESLLESELFGYERGALTGAVGQKKGKVEFAQGGTLFLDEVGELPNTLQVKLLRFLQDHTFERVGGHQPIEMNVRIIAATNVNLKEAIEKGTFREDLYYRLGVVHINLPPLRERGEDVSLIAMSFLRQAAARYNKRIYGFTREALDTLQAYSWPGNVRELSNRVGRAVVMAEGTHVAPADLDLPRQAPRQDDGSISLKVNQQRIETDLILKAFTLSQGNLSRAAQELGISRSTLYRRLRQYGMERSLEARRFPSLSTRASMTEH; from the coding sequence GTGGCGAAACCTACGGTATTTGTCGTGGAGCATGATGAGTTGATTGCGTCTGCCTTGCGAGCCCTGTTGGAGGAGGAGTTTGAGGTATGCCTGTCCGGGTGGAATGCGCAGACCATCCGGCACGTTCATGAGCGGGCACCGATGGTCATTTTGCTGGACCTGGATACGTCGTCGACCTCGCCAAGCGAGGATGGCGTCGTGATGCTGCAACAACTTCGGCAGGCCGGGCATACTGGAAAAATTATCGTGTATACAGCGACAACGGAGCGAAGTCTTGCCGTCCAAGCGATTCAACACGGCGCGTGCGAGATCTTGACCAAGCCGCTCGATTTGACCGTGCTGAAGCCACTCGTGTGTCGTGTGGCCAGAATTGCCGATTTGGAGCAGGACGCGCGTGGCGCGATCACGGGAACCGGGCATGAGGAGTTCAGTGGCATGCTCGGGACCAGTCCCAGCATTCATCGCATCTATGAAGCGATTCGGAAGGTCTCGACGAACGATGCGCCGATTCTCATCACCGGCGAAAGCGGGACGGGAAAAGAGCTGACCGCGCGCGCAATCCATGAGCGGGGGCTTCGTCGTCAGGGACCGTTTGTCCCGATCAATTGCGGGGCGATTCCGGAAAGTCTGCTCGAGTCGGAATTGTTCGGGTATGAGCGGGGTGCATTGACGGGCGCGGTGGGACAGAAGAAGGGCAAGGTCGAATTTGCTCAAGGCGGCACGCTATTTCTCGATGAAGTTGGTGAGTTGCCCAATACCTTGCAAGTCAAATTGCTGCGGTTTCTCCAGGATCATACCTTCGAGCGGGTCGGCGGACACCAGCCGATCGAGATGAACGTGCGCATTATTGCCGCGACGAATGTGAACCTCAAAGAAGCGATCGAGAAGGGCACCTTTCGAGAAGATCTCTATTACCGGCTTGGGGTCGTGCATATCAATCTTCCCCCGTTGCGTGAGCGTGGCGAGGATGTCTCGCTCATTGCCATGTCGTTTCTGCGCCAAGCGGCGGCACGCTATAACAAGCGGATCTACGGCTTTACGCGCGAGGCGCTGGACACGCTGCAGGCCTATTCCTGGCCTGGCAATGTGCGGGAATTATCCAATCGAGTTGGTCGTGCAGTCGTGATGGCGGAGGGGACCCATGTCGCCCCGGCAGACCTGGATTTGCCGCGCCAGGCACCGCGTCAGGATGACGGCTCAATCTCCTTGAAGGTCAACCAGCAACGGATCGAGACGGATTTGATTCTGAAGGCCTTTACGCTGTCGCAGGGCAATTTGAGTCGAGCCGCACAGGAGTTGGGGATCAGTCGCTCCACGCTCTATCGACGGTTGCGTCAATACGGAATGGAACGAAGTCTCGAAGCGCGTCGGTTTCCCAGCTTGTCGACTCGCGCGTCGATGACGGAGCACTGA
- a CDS encoding SDR family oxidoreductase, translating to MIIWSAIRGCCAGDACIQDGRIDSIRWLVKGGQGVRGAVVITGASSGIGAACARYLDQQGFTVWAGVRSKADGERLVRAASARLRVVTLDVTDPTSVAEAGRAICEGTSESGLAGLVNNAGISVAGPLELLPLAEVRTQFEVNVIGALAVTQVLLPSLRLAQGRIVNISSIAGVAATPFLGAYCGSKFALEAMSDALRLELAPWGIAVSLVEPGAIQSQIWQRATMSATRTLGGVAPESLALYAQPLRRMQEVMAGAAARAIPADAVAQVVARALTASRPRSRYLVGKDARLRAFLKHILPDRVQDRLLAWFMGIPHRA from the coding sequence ATGATAATCTGGAGCGCTATCCGTGGATGTTGTGCAGGAGACGCCTGTATTCAGGATGGTCGTATCGATTCCATCCGTTGGCTTGTGAAGGGGGGGCAGGGAGTGCGGGGAGCGGTCGTGATCACGGGTGCATCATCAGGAATCGGGGCCGCATGCGCGAGGTATCTGGATCAACAGGGATTTACGGTCTGGGCTGGTGTGCGCAGCAAGGCGGATGGAGAGAGATTGGTTCGTGCGGCATCTGCGCGGCTTCGTGTCGTGACGCTGGATGTCACCGATCCGACGTCCGTGGCCGAGGCAGGACGAGCGATTTGCGAAGGCACATCCGAATCCGGCCTGGCCGGGCTTGTGAATAACGCGGGAATTTCAGTCGCTGGGCCGCTGGAACTGTTGCCTCTTGCCGAGGTGCGCACGCAATTCGAGGTCAATGTCATCGGCGCGCTGGCCGTCACTCAAGTGTTGCTTCCGTCGTTGCGACTGGCGCAGGGTCGCATCGTGAACATCAGTTCGATTGCAGGCGTGGCGGCCACGCCGTTTCTTGGAGCCTATTGCGGATCGAAATTTGCGCTGGAGGCGATGAGTGATGCGTTGCGGCTGGAGTTGGCACCGTGGGGTATTGCGGTCTCGCTGGTCGAACCCGGTGCGATTCAGTCGCAAATCTGGCAACGGGCCACGATGTCGGCCACGCGTACGCTCGGTGGAGTTGCGCCGGAGTCACTCGCGCTCTATGCGCAGCCGCTGCGTCGTATGCAGGAGGTGATGGCCGGGGCAGCCGCACGAGCGATTCCTGCAGACGCAGTGGCGCAGGTTGTCGCTCGTGCGTTGACGGCGTCGCGGCCGCGGTCACGATATCTGGTCGGCAAGGACGCGCGGCTCAGAGCCTTCTTGAAACACATATTGCCTGATCGCGTGCAGGATCGGCTCCTGGCGTGGTTCATGGGGATTCCGCACCGCGCATGA
- a CDS encoding filamentous hemagglutinin N-terminal domain-containing protein: MRCHIARLFIVACAVVCSAFTGEGHVALVFAQSTHIVATPPGLGGLGTSVATSGNTTSITGGTRPGGGPNLFHSFNQFSVATGDVASFVNPGGVSNVITRVMAGGFQSNIFGTIQVLNANLFFINPNGIVFGPAAHLNVSGAAYFSTAAQVRLAGGGIFSATTPALDSTLSVGSPVTFGFLGPGPYNPIVLSSGSTLQGNTAIGLMGGTIQINGSRIIAQRVIVGSTASPGEISVQPTVGDPFSGASGNGEVQASAGTFLLATGGAGVPASVDILPSTITTPAGAQVNRIVNPSTNQVSQLTVVGSAGSSLPPLSFVTQTITTPNFIDPVAFLNRAVVQIAQQPPSSPAPLLTSRCASRQDGQFSSFVQAPRDVTPTQPGVAMATPVLLQEVGTEAEMGTVPVQAASGRDSVISQTIGTWQGC; encoded by the coding sequence ATGCGGTGTCACATTGCGAGGTTGTTTATCGTGGCCTGTGCAGTAGTCTGCTCAGCCTTTACTGGGGAGGGCCATGTTGCCCTTGTTTTTGCACAGAGCACTCACATCGTTGCAACCCCTCCGGGCCTCGGAGGTCTTGGCACTTCAGTGGCTACCTCAGGCAATACCACAAGTATTACGGGTGGGACGAGGCCGGGTGGTGGGCCAAATCTTTTTCATAGCTTTAATCAATTCTCGGTGGCCACGGGAGATGTTGCTTCTTTTGTAAACCCTGGCGGAGTGTCGAATGTCATTACTCGAGTAATGGCTGGCGGCTTTCAATCCAATATCTTCGGCACCATTCAGGTGTTGAACGCAAATTTGTTTTTCATCAACCCGAATGGAATCGTGTTCGGCCCAGCCGCTCATTTAAATGTATCGGGAGCTGCTTATTTCAGCACTGCGGCTCAAGTGCGTCTTGCAGGGGGCGGCATTTTCTCTGCCACGACTCCCGCTTTGGACTCGACCCTCTCCGTTGGCTCGCCAGTAACATTTGGCTTCCTGGGGCCCGGGCCCTACAATCCTATCGTGCTTTCTTCTGGCAGTACCCTGCAAGGTAATACGGCGATTGGACTTATGGGCGGTACTATTCAGATTAATGGGAGCAGAATTATTGCGCAGCGGGTCATTGTCGGTAGTACCGCCTCTCCTGGAGAAATTAGTGTCCAGCCTACGGTTGGGGACCCGTTCTCTGGGGCTTCTGGTAACGGAGAAGTACAGGCTTCCGCGGGTACCTTTTTGTTAGCCACCGGTGGTGCCGGCGTCCCTGCATCCGTAGATATTCTCCCTAGCACAATCACCACGCCGGCGGGGGCTCAAGTAAACAGGATTGTAAATCCTTCAACGAATCAGGTCAGTCAACTGACCGTTGTGGGATCTGCAGGGAGTAGCCTACCACCGCTCTCGTTCGTGACGCAGACAATCACAACTCCTAATTTCATCGACCCAGTGGCATTTCTCAATCGTGCAGTCGTTCAAATTGCGCAGCAACCACCCTCATCACCCGCTCCTCTCCTGACCAGCCGTTGCGCCTCTCGGCAGGATGGCCAGTTCAGCAGCTTTGTTCAGGCCCCACGGGATGTCACACCAACACAGCCCGGAGTCGCCATGGCGACTCCGGTCTTGCTCCAGGAGGTTGGGACAGAGGCAGAGATGGGGACTGTCCCAGTGCAAGCAGCGTCGGGTCGTGACAGTGTGATTTCTCAAACGATCGGAACGTGGCAGGGATGCTAG